The Streptococcus marmotae genome contains the following window.
TGAGCAGTTTAAACAAGCTGAATCAGAGCGCAATGAGCGGTTTGAAAACTTGGAAAATGCGATGAATCAGGCTGTCGTAGAGTTGACAACCATGTTTGCGGGTCGTCTGGAAGAAGAGGAACAGACAGATGACGAAGCAACTGAAAAAGAAGTCGCTGAAGAAGTGGAAATCGGCGATGAAGAAAAGGAGGCTGTGGATCATGAAGCAATTATTGGTTAGTTTGATGACGGGAGCAGCGTTAGTTAAGAAAGGAAAATTTACGATGAAATTTACGAAAAAATCTATTATTGTTAAGTCTTGGGTGGCGATGGTTGTCGGAGGATTGTATAGCTTTGACGATGTGCCAAAATTGTTCAACTTGCGGACGGTTGTGGGGCAGGTGCTGGCTGAGCAGGAAGTAGAAATGAAAGAGTAGTCTCTTTTTAGATGGGAGGAAGTATGCCAGAAAGTATCAAAGCAGAATTTTTATTGTGGCTTCTTGGGACGGCCATCCCTGTTGTGAGTATGTATGTCACCAACAAGGGGAAGATTAAGGAGACTGAACACCGCATGACCGTGCTTGAGATGAAGGTGGAACAAGCTGAGTCAAAAGCGATTCACAATGCGACACGGCTTGACGGTCATGATGAGCAGTATCGGGCTATGTATGCGATTGTGGAGCAGGTCAAGCATTTGTCGATGACATTAGAAGAAGTGCGCCAAGATGTAAAGTCTTTGGCCAAAAAGGAGTAGTAGGACATGATTAACTGGAAAGTACGTTTTAAAAATAAGGCCTTTTGGCTTGCCTTTATCCCTGCAATTGCGCTGGTGGTGCAAACGGTTGGGAAGTTGTTTGGGATTGAAATTG
Protein-coding sequences here:
- a CDS encoding DUF7365 family protein, which produces MPESIKAEFLLWLLGTAIPVVSMYVTNKGKIKETEHRMTVLEMKVEQAESKAIHNATRLDGHDEQYRAMYAIVEQVKHLSMTLEEVRQDVKSLAKKE